One window of Flavobacterium ammonificans genomic DNA carries:
- the cysS gene encoding cysteine--tRNA ligase encodes MPLYKSQQLKIYNSLSGEKEVFTPIHEGNVGMYVCGPTVYSNVHLGNLRTFMSFDVIFRYFQHLDYKVRYVRNITDVGHIVDDVDEGEDKIAKKARLEQLEPMEVVQRYTVDFHEILSAFNFLPPSIEPTATGHIIEQIEIIKKIIDAGIGYEANGSVYFDVVKFNETNHYGRLSGRNIEEMLANTRDLDGQSDKRNPQDFALWKKAEPQHIMRWPSPWSDGFPGWHLECTAMSTKYLGNHFDIHGGGMDLKFPHHECEIAQNEACTGQTPVNYWLHANMLTLNGKKMAKSTGNNILPREILTGENTILSKAFSASVTRFFMLQAHYRSILDFSDDAIVAAEKGYKRLMEAMSSLESITAAAQSTLNIAEWKQLCYDAMNDDFNTPILIAQLFEGVRFVNVLKEGKESLTAEDLKIFTTAMNGFVFEVLGLEDEKISDGNNDKLEGTVNLLIEMRKQARENKNFALSDQIRDQLLALGIQLKDGKEGTTFSL; translated from the coding sequence ATGCCATTATATAAAAGTCAACAACTGAAAATATACAATTCTCTTTCGGGAGAAAAAGAAGTCTTTACGCCTATTCATGAAGGAAATGTTGGGATGTATGTTTGCGGCCCGACGGTGTACAGTAATGTGCATTTAGGAAACTTGAGAACTTTTATGTCGTTTGATGTGATTTTTAGGTATTTCCAACATTTGGATTACAAGGTACGTTATGTGCGCAACATTACCGATGTAGGGCATATTGTGGACGATGTGGATGAAGGTGAAGATAAAATTGCCAAAAAAGCGCGTTTGGAACAATTGGAACCGATGGAAGTAGTGCAACGATACACCGTGGATTTTCATGAAATTTTAAGTGCTTTTAATTTCTTACCGCCAAGTATTGAACCTACGGCTACGGGGCATATTATTGAACAAATCGAAATCATCAAGAAAATAATCGATGCCGGAATTGGCTATGAAGCCAATGGATCGGTGTATTTTGATGTAGTAAAATTTAACGAAACAAACCATTACGGGCGTTTGAGTGGCAGAAATATTGAAGAAATGTTAGCCAACACTCGTGATTTAGATGGACAATCGGATAAACGAAATCCGCAAGATTTTGCTTTATGGAAAAAAGCCGAACCACAACATATTATGCGTTGGCCTTCGCCTTGGAGCGATGGTTTTCCAGGTTGGCACCTGGAATGTACAGCCATGAGTACCAAGTATTTGGGGAATCATTTTGACATCCACGGTGGCGGAATGGATTTGAAATTTCCACATCATGAATGTGAAATTGCACAAAATGAGGCTTGTACAGGTCAAACTCCTGTAAATTATTGGCTTCACGCCAATATGTTGACCCTGAATGGCAAAAAAATGGCAAAATCGACTGGAAATAATATTTTGCCAAGAGAGATATTGACTGGTGAGAATACGATTTTAAGCAAGGCTTTTTCAGCTTCAGTGACGCGTTTCTTTATGTTGCAAGCCCATTACAGAAGTATTTTGGATTTTTCTGATGATGCTATTGTAGCAGCTGAAAAAGGATACAAACGTTTGATGGAAGCGATGAGTAGTTTAGAATCGATTACTGCAGCTGCTCAAAGTACATTGAATATTGCCGAGTGGAAGCAATTGTGCTATGATGCCATGAACGATGATTTTAACACGCCTATTTTAATTGCGCAGTTGTTTGAAGGCGTTCGTTTTGTGAATGTACTAAAAGAAGGTAAAGAAAGCTTAACTGCCGAAGATTTGAAAATATTTACTACCGCAATGAACGGTTTTGTTTTTGAGGTTCTAGGCTTAGAAGACGAGAAAATAAGCGATGGAAACAACGACAAATTAGAAGGTACAGTAAACTTGCTTATCGAAATGCGTAAGCAAGCCAGAGAGAATAAAAACTTTGCTTTGTCTGACCAAATTAGAGATCAATTGTTGGCTTTAGGCATTCAATTGAAAGACGGTAAAGAAGGAACTACGTTTAGCTTGTAA
- a CDS encoding DUF1573 domain-containing protein has product MQKIIALLLFTLFSSISFSQSAKIEFSAKDNTIDYGKVNKTTDSGIRSFQFTNTGDAPLVIIDVLSTSGFTISQKPTQPIAPGQKGKIEVKYNMATGPIRKTITVESNATNYEGGRIALKIKGEVIE; this is encoded by the coding sequence ATGCAAAAAATTATCGCCCTCCTTTTATTCACCTTGTTTAGCAGTATTAGCTTTTCACAATCTGCTAAAATTGAATTTTCAGCCAAAGACAATACTATTGATTATGGTAAAGTGAATAAAACTACCGATTCCGGAATTCGTAGTTTTCAATTCACTAATACAGGTGATGCGCCTTTAGTTATCATAGACGTTCTTTCCACTTCTGGATTTACTATTTCCCAAAAACCCACACAACCTATTGCTCCTGGACAAAAAGGAAAAATTGAAGTAAAATACAATATGGCTACAGGGCCTATCCGTAAAACAATAACTGTAGAATCAAACGCTACTAATTATGAAGGAGGTAGGATTGCTTTAAAAATAAAAGGAGAAGTTATAGAATAG
- the lgt gene encoding prolipoprotein diacylglyceryl transferase, translating to MTQTLAIVWNPSEGIDLGFFMIRYYSLMFVIAFGLGWYIMKHIFVREGETIEKLDSLFIWMVLATLAGARLGHVLFYDWEYFRNNLLEIFLPVRFEPSFHFTGFTGLASHGAAIGIILAMYFYSKNILQKPQLWILDRIVVPVASGAIFVRIGNFFNSEIIGEATSSSFGIKFIRDYFSPRDAVNATQIADPSEAYKAIATDPKFTTLLEQVPAKHPTQLYEAFCYIFVFAILFFLYWKTEARKKSGYLFGLFLVLLFSVRIVVESVKESQGGFESALGLLSTGQWLSIPFILIGFYFIFTSKSIKE from the coding sequence ATGACACAGACTTTAGCCATTGTTTGGAATCCATCGGAAGGAATTGATTTAGGCTTTTTCATGATTCGCTATTACAGCTTAATGTTCGTAATTGCCTTTGGATTGGGCTGGTACATTATGAAACATATTTTCGTTCGCGAAGGAGAAACAATTGAAAAACTAGATTCATTATTCATTTGGATGGTGCTGGCTACATTGGCTGGCGCTCGTTTAGGACATGTTTTGTTTTACGACTGGGAATACTTCAGAAACAATTTATTAGAAATCTTTTTACCTGTTCGATTTGAGCCTAGTTTTCATTTTACTGGATTTACAGGCTTAGCAAGTCATGGCGCAGCTATCGGAATTATATTAGCGATGTATTTTTACAGCAAAAACATTTTGCAAAAACCACAATTATGGATTTTAGACCGTATTGTCGTTCCTGTAGCAAGTGGAGCCATATTTGTTCGAATCGGGAACTTCTTTAACTCAGAAATTATTGGTGAAGCAACGTCTTCGTCTTTTGGAATTAAATTCATCCGAGATTATTTTAGTCCAAGAGATGCGGTTAATGCTACTCAAATTGCAGACCCAAGCGAAGCGTATAAAGCCATTGCAACCGACCCAAAATTTACGACACTTTTAGAACAAGTTCCTGCTAAACATCCAACACAATTGTACGAAGCCTTCTGTTATATTTTTGTCTTTGCTATTTTGTTTTTCTTGTATTGGAAAACGGAAGCGCGCAAGAAATCAGGTTACCTATTCGGATTGTTTTTGGTCTTATTATTCTCTGTTCGAATTGTAGTCGAATCCGTTAAAGAAAGTCAAGGAGGTTTTGAAAGTGCTTTAGGTCTTTTATCAACTGGACAATGGTTGAGTATTCCTTTTATTTTGATTGGCTTCTATTTTATTTTTACATCAAAATCAATTAAAGAGTAA
- a CDS encoding pyridoxal phosphate-dependent aminotransferase, with amino-acid sequence MPKLSTRGNSMPESPIRKLAPFADLAKEKGHKVYHLNIGQPDIKSPEIAINAIKNIQLDIIEYGPSAGYESYRKKLAQFYTNQNVNVNTEDILITTGGSEALLFALGSIMDPEDELIIPEPFYANYSAFAAESAAKVVPVNSGFETGFELPSIADFEKLITSKSKAILICNPNNPTGYLYSESEILQLGELAKKHDLFLIADEVYREFIYGDDIHYSVMNLKGVEQNVIMIDSVSKRYSMCGARIGCMVTKNKDVIAAAMKFAQARLCPPTIAQIACEAAIDTPQSYFDEVISEYRDRRDTLVSELNKIEGVKVSTPKAAFYCIAELPVDNTDDFAQWLLESYDLNGETVMVAPAGGFYSTPGMGLNQVRIAYVLKTEDLIRAVAVLKEAIPAYNGRRKAQ; translated from the coding sequence ATGCCGAAACTATCCACCCGAGGAAATTCCATGCCTGAGTCGCCAATTCGAAAATTGGCTCCTTTTGCTGATTTAGCCAAAGAAAAAGGACATAAAGTCTATCATTTAAATATTGGTCAACCTGATATTAAAAGTCCTGAAATAGCCATTAATGCTATCAAAAATATACAACTCGATATTATAGAATACGGTCCTTCTGCTGGTTATGAAAGTTACCGAAAAAAATTAGCCCAATTCTATACCAACCAAAACGTAAACGTAAATACCGAAGATATTTTAATCACTACTGGTGGTTCTGAAGCCTTATTATTTGCATTAGGAAGTATAATGGACCCTGAAGACGAGTTAATTATTCCTGAGCCATTTTATGCCAATTACAGCGCTTTTGCTGCCGAATCTGCTGCTAAAGTAGTTCCAGTTAATTCGGGATTTGAAACGGGATTTGAATTGCCTTCTATTGCTGATTTTGAAAAACTAATTACGTCAAAATCAAAAGCTATTTTGATTTGTAATCCGAATAATCCAACCGGTTATTTGTATTCGGAATCGGAAATTTTACAATTAGGTGAATTAGCAAAAAAACACGATTTGTTCTTGATTGCTGATGAAGTCTACCGCGAATTTATATACGGAGACGATATCCATTACTCAGTAATGAATTTAAAAGGGGTAGAACAGAATGTTATTATGATTGATTCGGTTTCAAAACGTTACAGTATGTGTGGCGCTCGAATTGGTTGTATGGTAACCAAAAATAAAGACGTAATTGCAGCTGCTATGAAGTTTGCACAAGCGCGACTTTGCCCGCCAACAATTGCGCAAATTGCTTGCGAGGCTGCTATTGACACTCCGCAAAGTTATTTTGATGAAGTGATTTCAGAATACCGTGATCGTAGAGATACGCTTGTATCCGAATTAAATAAAATTGAAGGGGTAAAAGTAAGTACTCCTAAAGCGGCTTTTTATTGCATTGCCGAATTACCCGTTGACAATACGGATGATTTTGCGCAATGGCTATTAGAAAGTTATGACTTGAATGGCGAAACCGTTATGGTAGCCCCAGCTGGCGGATTCTACTCTACTCCTGGAATGGGATTAAATCAAGTACGTATTGCTTACGTATTGAAAACTGAAGATTTGATACGTGCCGTAGCGGTATTGAAAGAAGCGATTCCTGCTTATAACGGGAGAAGAAAAGCACAATAA
- a CDS encoding prolyl oligopeptidase family serine peptidase, which yields MKKVFISMLVSSTIVSVSQAQINYPQTKKTDKVDSYFETKVSDPYRWLEDDRSLETADWVKAQNQVTFGYLATIPFRDAIKQRMEKLWNYEKVSAPFKEGKYTYYYKNNGLQNQSVLYRKDASGNEELFLDPNTFSKDATTSLADISFSKDGSLCAYSISEAGSDWRKVIFINAETKQSIGDKLIDVKFSGLSWKANEGVYYSSYDKPKGSELSAKTDRHKLYFHKLGTNQSEDILVFGDKEKRRYVGGTVSEDNHYLFISAANSTSGNELYLKDLTQPNSEIKSIHSGFEYDVDVLDSKGSKLFIVTNYKAPNKRVVTVDVANPSPVNWKDCIAETDQVLSPSTGAGFIFANYMKDAVSVVKQFDYNGKLVREIQLPGLGTASGFSGKSEDEALYFSFTNYVTPNTTYKFLPLEGKSSIYVQPKVDFISENYISKQVFYTSKDGTKVPMIITYKKGTELTAKNPTILYAYGGFNVSLTPSFSIANAVWLEMGGIYAVANLRGGGEYGKKWHDAGTKMQKQNVFDDFIAAAEYLIAEKYTSSDYLAIKGGSNGGLLVGATMTQRPDLMKVALPAVGVMDMLRYHTFTAGAGWAYDYGTADDSKAMFEYIKGYSPVHNVKSGVKYPATLVTTGDHDDRVVPAHSFKFAAELQAKQSGVNPVLIRIETNAGHGAGKPVSKTIEEAADLQAFTLYNMGVKSLPMK from the coding sequence ATGAAAAAAGTATTTATATCTATGTTAGTATCTTCGACAATTGTATCAGTTAGTCAAGCTCAAATAAATTATCCTCAAACAAAGAAAACTGATAAAGTTGATTCCTATTTTGAAACTAAAGTATCCGACCCTTATCGTTGGTTAGAAGACGATCGCTCTCTTGAAACGGCTGATTGGGTAAAAGCCCAAAATCAAGTGACATTTGGATATCTTGCCACTATTCCTTTTAGAGATGCTATTAAGCAACGTATGGAAAAATTATGGAATTATGAAAAGGTTTCAGCACCATTCAAAGAAGGAAAGTACACCTACTATTATAAAAATAATGGATTACAAAACCAGTCCGTTCTTTATCGAAAAGATGCTTCTGGTAACGAAGAACTGTTTTTAGATCCCAATACGTTTTCCAAAGATGCTACAACTTCTTTGGCTGACATTAGTTTTTCGAAAGACGGTTCGCTTTGTGCCTATTCCATTTCTGAGGCAGGAAGTGATTGGAGAAAAGTGATTTTCATTAATGCAGAAACTAAGCAAAGCATTGGCGACAAATTAATCGATGTGAAGTTCAGTGGTTTATCTTGGAAAGCGAATGAAGGTGTTTATTATTCTAGTTACGATAAACCGAAAGGAAGTGAATTGTCAGCAAAGACTGACCGACATAAATTGTATTTTCATAAATTAGGAACCAACCAATCAGAAGATATATTAGTTTTTGGCGACAAAGAGAAAAGACGCTATGTTGGAGGTACTGTTTCAGAAGATAATCATTATTTGTTTATTTCAGCTGCCAATTCCACTTCAGGAAATGAATTATATCTAAAAGATCTAACTCAACCCAATAGCGAAATTAAATCGATCCATTCTGGTTTTGAGTATGATGTAGACGTTTTGGATAGTAAAGGTTCAAAATTATTTATTGTAACCAATTATAAAGCCCCAAATAAGCGCGTTGTTACTGTTGATGTAGCTAATCCGTCTCCAGTCAATTGGAAAGATTGTATAGCCGAAACAGATCAAGTGTTATCTCCTTCAACGGGTGCGGGATTTATTTTTGCTAATTATATGAAAGATGCCGTTTCGGTAGTTAAACAATTTGATTACAATGGAAAATTAGTGCGCGAAATCCAATTGCCTGGATTGGGAACGGCTTCTGGGTTTAGCGGTAAGAGCGAGGACGAAGCATTGTATTTTTCGTTTACCAATTATGTGACTCCAAATACAACCTATAAATTTTTGCCTCTTGAAGGAAAGTCGTCGATTTATGTGCAACCAAAAGTGGATTTCATCAGTGAAAATTATATTTCTAAACAAGTGTTTTATACTTCAAAAGATGGAACAAAAGTACCTATGATTATTACCTACAAAAAGGGGACTGAGTTAACAGCCAAAAATCCAACTATTTTATACGCTTACGGAGGATTCAATGTGAGTTTAACTCCTTCTTTTAGTATAGCCAATGCGGTTTGGTTAGAAATGGGCGGAATCTATGCTGTAGCCAATTTAAGAGGCGGCGGAGAATACGGTAAAAAATGGCACGATGCAGGGACCAAAATGCAAAAGCAAAACGTTTTTGATGATTTCATTGCAGCTGCAGAATATTTAATTGCTGAAAAATACACATCATCTGACTATTTAGCGATTAAAGGGGGTTCTAACGGAGGTTTATTGGTTGGAGCTACAATGACGCAACGTCCAGATTTAATGAAGGTAGCATTACCCGCTGTTGGCGTAATGGATATGTTGCGTTACCATACTTTTACAGCTGGTGCTGGTTGGGCTTACGATTATGGAACTGCTGACGATTCTAAAGCGATGTTTGAGTATATCAAAGGCTATTCTCCAGTGCATAATGTGAAATCAGGAGTGAAGTATCCTGCAACATTGGTTACCACAGGAGATCACGATGATAGAGTAGTGCCAGCGCATAGTTTTAAATTTGCTGCAGAATTACAGGCTAAACAATCAGGTGTTAATCCAGTGTTAATCCGAATTGAAACCAATGCCGGTCACGGAGCCGGGAAACCGGTTTCAAAAACCATTGAAGAAGCGGCTGATTTGCAAGCCTTCACTTTGTATAATATGGGAGTGAAATCATTACCAATGAAATAA
- the folE gene encoding GTP cyclohydrolase I FolE, whose translation MINNEEFQDEIGNNHISTNAKNPVRDDAFAIADDEKIERIKKDVENILTTLGMDLTDDSMKGTPNRVAKMFVKEIFAGLNPAKKPKASTFENNYKYGEMLVEKNITVYSTCEHHLLPIIGRAHVAYISNGTVIGLSKMNRIVEYYAKRPQVQERLTMQIVQEMQIALGTEDVACVIDAKHLCVNSRGIGDIESSTVTSEFGGKFKEAQTKREFLDYIKLDTKF comes from the coding sequence ATGATAAACAACGAAGAATTTCAAGACGAAATAGGAAACAATCATATTAGTACCAATGCGAAAAACCCAGTAAGGGATGATGCTTTTGCAATTGCTGACGACGAAAAAATCGAAAGAATTAAAAAAGACGTTGAAAACATCTTAACTACTTTAGGAATGGATTTGACTGATGACAGCATGAAAGGTACTCCTAACCGAGTGGCTAAAATGTTTGTAAAAGAGATTTTTGCCGGACTGAACCCAGCTAAAAAACCTAAAGCTTCCACGTTTGAAAATAATTACAAATATGGTGAAATGCTAGTAGAAAAAAACATTACTGTCTATTCTACTTGTGAGCACCATTTATTGCCTATCATTGGAAGAGCGCACGTTGCGTACATCTCAAACGGAACTGTAATTGGTCTTTCTAAAATGAACCGAATTGTAGAATATTATGCAAAAAGACCTCAAGTTCAAGAGCGTTTAACAATGCAAATTGTTCAAGAAATGCAAATTGCCTTAGGAACAGAAGATGTAGCTTGTGTAATTGATGCTAAACATTTGTGTGTAAATTCAAGAGGAATTGGTGATATTGAAAGTAGTACTGTAACTTCTGAATTTGGAGGTAAATTCAAAGAAGCCCAAACGAAAAGAGAATTTTTAGATTACATTAAATTAGACACGAAGTTCTAA
- the yidD gene encoding membrane protein insertion efficiency factor YidD encodes MVSKILIFPFLMLVRFYQVAISPFTPAACRFEPTCSSYMLEALKTHGLVYGLFLGTKRILSCHPWGKSGYDPVPPKKCHHKL; translated from the coding sequence ATGGTATCTAAGATTCTCATTTTTCCTTTTTTGATGTTGGTGCGCTTTTACCAAGTGGCAATTTCTCCGTTTACGCCGGCTGCTTGCCGATTTGAACCTACATGTTCTTCGTATATGCTAGAAGCATTGAAAACACACGGTTTAGTTTACGGATTATTTTTAGGAACTAAACGCATTCTGAGTTGCCATCCTTGGGGCAAAAGTGGTTATGATCCGGTTCCTCCCAAAAAATGCCATCACAAATTATAA
- a CDS encoding valine--tRNA ligase produces MTIPAQFDAKTIEQKWYDYWMKNNYFHSEPDHRTPYTIVIPPPNVTGVLHMGHMLNNTIQDVLIRRARLKGFNACWVPGTDHASIATEAKVVAKLKAEGINKNDLTREEFLAHAWEWTDKYGGVILDQLKKLGASCDWERTKFTMDPDMSASVIRSFVDLYNKGLIYRGYRMVNWDPEAKTTLSDEEVIYEEQQGKLYFLNYKIEGSNDFLTVATTRPETIFGDSAICINPNDERFAHLKGKKAIVPICGRVVPIIEDEYVDVEFGTGCLKVTPAHDMNDKTLGEKHNLEIIDIFNEDATLNSFGLHYQGQDRFVVREAIAKELETVGALAKTEIHLNKVGTSERTKAVIEPRLSDQWFLKMEDLVKPAIKSVLEDSEIKLHPKRFDNTYAHWLNNIRDWNISRQLWWGQQIPAYYYGYGKEDFVVAESIEEALVLAKQRTNNQQLTTDNLTQDVDALDTWFSSWLWPMAVFGGIMDPESEDFNYYYPTNDLVTGPDILFFWVARMIIAGYEYTGKKPFTNVYLTGLVRDKQRRKMSKSLGNSPDPLDLIEKFGADGVRVGLLLSASAGNDIMFDEELCNQGKAFTNKIWNAFKLIKGWEVSDTIPQPESSKVAIEWYEAKLQQTLLDIEDNFEKYRISDALMGIYKLVWDDFCSWFLEMIKPAYQQPIDSITLAKAIEMLENNLKLLHPFMPFLTEEIWQLLAERTKEEALIVSTWPTMKPFNASLITDFDNTIEVISGIRTIRKDKNIPFKDTIELKVVNNDKASTYFDSVVSKLGNITALDYVSDKVDGALSFRVKSNEYFIPITGNINVEEEIAKLTEELNYTKGFLKSVQGKLSNGKFVAGAPDKVIEMERKKEADALAKIATIEQSLAGLK; encoded by the coding sequence ATGACAATTCCTGCACAATTCGACGCCAAAACCATTGAACAAAAGTGGTACGATTACTGGATGAAAAATAATTATTTTCATTCAGAACCTGACCACAGAACGCCTTATACGATTGTAATTCCACCACCTAATGTAACTGGAGTGTTGCACATGGGACATATGTTGAACAATACGATTCAAGATGTATTGATTCGTAGAGCGCGTTTGAAAGGGTTCAATGCGTGTTGGGTACCAGGAACAGATCATGCTTCTATTGCTACCGAAGCGAAAGTAGTTGCCAAACTAAAAGCCGAAGGAATCAATAAAAATGATTTGACTCGTGAAGAATTTTTAGCGCACGCTTGGGAGTGGACCGACAAATATGGTGGGGTGATTTTGGACCAATTGAAAAAATTGGGTGCTTCTTGTGATTGGGAACGCACTAAATTTACGATGGATCCCGATATGTCGGCATCTGTAATTCGTTCGTTTGTGGATTTATACAACAAAGGTTTGATTTATCGCGGTTACCGAATGGTAAACTGGGATCCAGAAGCTAAAACAACCTTGTCTGACGAGGAAGTAATTTATGAAGAACAACAAGGAAAGTTGTATTTCCTTAACTATAAAATTGAAGGGAGTAACGATTTCTTGACCGTGGCAACGACACGTCCGGAAACTATTTTTGGAGATTCAGCCATCTGTATTAATCCGAACGATGAACGTTTTGCTCATTTGAAAGGTAAAAAAGCAATTGTTCCAATTTGCGGTAGAGTAGTGCCAATTATTGAAGACGAATACGTAGATGTAGAATTTGGTACTGGTTGTTTGAAAGTGACACCTGCTCACGATATGAACGACAAGACCTTGGGCGAAAAACATAATTTAGAAATCATTGACATCTTTAATGAAGATGCGACTTTAAATAGCTTTGGTTTGCATTACCAAGGACAAGATCGTTTTGTGGTTCGTGAGGCAATTGCCAAAGAATTAGAAACGGTTGGTGCTTTAGCTAAAACCGAAATTCACTTAAATAAAGTAGGCACTTCAGAAAGAACTAAGGCAGTAATTGAGCCTCGTTTGTCAGACCAATGGTTCTTGAAAATGGAGGATTTGGTAAAACCAGCCATCAAATCCGTTTTGGAGGATAGCGAAATTAAATTGCACCCAAAACGTTTTGATAATACCTACGCGCATTGGCTGAACAACATTCGCGATTGGAATATATCCCGTCAATTGTGGTGGGGACAACAAATCCCAGCCTATTATTATGGTTACGGAAAAGAAGATTTTGTGGTTGCAGAATCGATTGAAGAGGCTTTGGTTTTAGCCAAACAAAGAACCAACAACCAACAACTGACAACTGATAACCTAACTCAAGACGTTGATGCTTTAGATACTTGGTTTTCTTCTTGGCTATGGCCAATGGCGGTTTTTGGAGGAATAATGGATCCTGAAAGTGAGGATTTTAACTACTATTATCCAACGAATGATTTGGTAACCGGACCGGATATTTTGTTTTTCTGGGTGGCGCGAATGATTATCGCAGGTTATGAATACACGGGTAAAAAACCATTTACAAATGTATATTTAACCGGTTTGGTTCGCGACAAACAACGACGTAAAATGTCTAAATCATTAGGAAATTCTCCTGATCCTTTAGATTTGATTGAAAAATTTGGTGCCGATGGTGTTCGTGTAGGCTTGTTGTTGAGTGCTTCGGCAGGAAACGACATTATGTTTGACGAAGAATTGTGTAACCAAGGAAAAGCCTTTACCAATAAAATTTGGAATGCGTTCAAACTGATTAAAGGTTGGGAAGTGTCAGATACAATTCCGCAACCCGAATCGTCTAAAGTAGCCATTGAATGGTATGAGGCGAAATTGCAACAAACCCTTTTAGATATTGAAGATAATTTTGAAAAATATAGAATTTCAGATGCTTTAATGGGTATTTATAAATTAGTTTGGGATGATTTCTGTTCTTGGTTTTTAGAAATGATTAAACCAGCATACCAACAACCAATTGACAGCATTACATTGGCGAAAGCCATTGAAATGTTGGAAAACAACTTGAAATTATTGCACCCGTTTATGCCTTTCTTAACTGAAGAAATTTGGCAGTTATTGGCTGAAAGAACTAAAGAAGAAGCGTTGATTGTTTCGACTTGGCCAACAATGAAACCATTTAATGCGAGTTTGATTACTGATTTTGATAACACTATCGAAGTGATTTCAGGTATCAGAACCATTCGTAAAGACAAGAATATTCCGTTCAAAGATACGATTGAGTTGAAGGTGGTGAATAACGATAAAGCTTCGACTTATTTTGATTCGGTTGTAAGTAAATTAGGTAACATAACGGCATTGGATTATGTGTCCGATAAAGTGGATGGTGCTTTGTCTTTCCGAGTGAAATCGAATGAATACTTTATTCCAATTACAGGAAATATCAATGTAGAAGAAGAAATTGCTAAATTGACTGAAGAGTTAAATTATACCAAAGGTTTCTTGAAATCTGTTCAAGGGAAATTATCGAATGGAAAATTTGTGGCAGGTGCTCCAGATAAAGTAATCGAAATGGAACGCAAGAAAGAAGCAGATGCTTTGGCAAAAATTGCAACGATTGAACAAAGTTTGGCAGGATTGAAATAA